Proteins from a genomic interval of Quercus lobata isolate SW786 chromosome 11, ValleyOak3.0 Primary Assembly, whole genome shotgun sequence:
- the LOC115969480 gene encoding scopoletin glucosyltransferase-like: MNGESDQLHVLFFPLMAHGHMLPTLDIARLFSARGVKTTIITTPKNAPLFTKTLDKIQNSSTKISLKIIHFPAKEVGLPEGFENLDLVTDLQVHRKFFAATSLLQQPLDDLLQELHPHGLVADMFFPWATDIASKHGIPRLIFHGTSFFSMCAMHCVEQYMPHKTVKSDTEPFVLPGLPDEIKLTSLQLADHTRLGFENDFTRMMDRAKETEKRSFGMLVNSFYELEPAYVDHYRNVIGRKAWHIGPVSLCNRNAEEKAHRGTESSIDEHECLKWLGSKKPNSVVYVCFGTNSRFPASQLREIALGLEDSGQEFIWVVRKDNNDGEQEGDKEDWLPEGYEKRMEGKGLIIRGWAPQVLILEHESVGGFVTHCGWNSALEGISAGLPMVTWPIFAEQFYNEKLITDVLKIGVGVGAQQWIKLVGDYIKKEALEKAVKEVMVGEKAEERRGRAKALGEMAKRAVEEGGSSYTDLGVLIGELRSYGGLRKQD; this comes from the coding sequence ATGAACGGTGAATCTGATCAGCTTCATGTCCTATTCTTCCCTCTAATGGCACATGGCCATATGTTACCAACCTTAGACATAGCCAGGCTCTTCTCAGCTAGAGGTGTCAAAACCACCATAATCACCACCCCTAAAAACGCACCTCTCTTTACCAAAACCTTAGACAAAATCCAAAACTCTTCCACCAAAATCAGCCTCAAAATCATTCACTTTCCTGCCAAAGAGGTTGGCCTTCCTGAAGGTTTCGAAAATCTCGATCTTGTCACCGACCTACAAGTTCACCGCAAATTCTTCGCCGCCACATCCTTGCTCCAACAGCCTCTAGATGATCTCTTACAAGAACTGCACCCACATGGACTTGTTGCTGATATGTTCTTTCCTTGGGCAACAGATATAGCATCAAAGCATGGAATTCCGAGGTTGATTTTCCATGGAACTAGCTTCTTTTCTATGTGTGCTATGCACTGTGTGGAACAGTACATGCCCCACAAAACTGTCAAATCCGACACTGAACCCTTTGTGTTGCCTGGATTACCAGACGAGATCAAGTTGACAAGTTTGCAACTTGCGGATCATACACGATTGGGTTTCGAGAATGACTTTACAAGGATGATGGATAGAGCTAAAGAAACTGAAAAACGAAGCTTTGGCATGCTTGTTAATAGCTTTTACGAGCTTGAGCCTGCTTATGTTGATCATTACAGGAATGTTATTGGAAGGAAAGCCTGGCATATAGGCCCAGTTTCGCTTTGCAATAGGAATGCTGAAGAGAAAGCACATAGAGGAACAGAGTCCTCCATTGATGAGCATGAGTGCTTGAAATGGCTTGGTTCCAAGAAACCCAATTCAGTTGTTTATGTATGTTTTGGTACAAATTCAAGATTCCCAGCTTCTCAGTTACGCGAGATTGCGTTAGGCCTTGAGGATTCTGGGCAGGAATTCATTTGGGTTGTGAGGAAGGACAACAATGATGGTGAGCAAGAAGGAGATAAGGAAGATTGGTTGCCTGAAGGGTATGAGAAAAGAATGGAAGGTAAAGGACTAATAATCAGAGGGTGGGCACCCCAGGTTTTGATTCTTGAACATGAATCAGTTGGTGGGTTTGTGACACACTGTGGTTGGAACTCAGCTCTTGAAGGAATCAGTGCTGGGTTGCCAATGGTAACATGGCCTATTTTTGCTGAGCAGTTCTACAATGAGAAGTTGATAACTGATGTGTTGAAGATTGGGGTTGGAGTTGGTGCTCAGCAATGGATTAAATTGGTGGGAGATTATATCAAAAAAGAAGCTTTAGAGAAGGCGGTGAAGGAGGTAATGGTGGGTGAGAAAGCTGAGGAAAGAAGAGGCAGAGCCAAGGCACTAGGGGAAATGGCAAAGAGGGCTGTTGAAGAAGGGGGCTCATCTTACACTGATTTGGGTGTTTTGATTGGAGAATTGAGGTCATATGGCGGATTAAGAAAGCAAGATTAA